The window CACATCCTCTGCCCTTCAGCAGTTCACCAACGTTTTCTGCTAAGCGAGGACAAGAGTACAAGGGTGCTGGAAGTTAAAAGAGAGATTGCAGGTGTGAGATAATGCAGCTGTCGAGAGAGGGAACGGGCTGAGCTGATTGATTTAGCCAGGCTGCACGAGGGACtgtaaaaggcagaagagagtGGCTGGTGGGAGTGAAGTCACAACTGACTGGGCACAGGTGAGCTGCAGTGTCGCCTCTCTCTGGGGTACACGGCTTTCCTCAAGCCTTCCGAGACGGGACCCTAGAAAAGCTTCCAAGGAGACTGTGGGAGAAGCAGACCAGGCAGTTGCTCCCAATCTGTCTCCTTCAGGCATGAAGGACCACAGCTGCTCATCTGcagtgaagcaaaagcagcagaattttcTGTGATTCCCTCTCACATCCTTTTCCAGGGCAGTGTTCTTAGCCAGGGTACACATTGCTGCAGAATCCAAGTAGGCTGGCAAGTGTGAAGCACAGCCCAGTTTCCCAGACACATCCAGCAAGAGAGTCATTGCGTGAGACCTAGTGACATGTGTACGGGGCTGGCGGTGGGCACCCTGGACTTCGTGCCTGCCCTCCAAATCGGTTTGGTCAGACAATTTTGTGCCCGAGAACAGGCACGGTCAGGGAACGGGAACGAGCAACTTCTCCTTCAGAGAAAAGAAGCGGGAGCTGTGGGGGACTCCACTAACGCGACGCAGTCCCGCAGGGTCTGAGgacagcaggcagagccaggtGCTGACTTTGTGCCTCTGCCTTTAGCAAGATCCATTACTTTCCGTTCACTCCTCCCTCTCGGGAAttccttctcattttcacaGCACATCATCCATTTCCAGGGGCAATACAAGCAATTTGACTTTACCCACATGATGGTTCTGGAGGATTTATGGAGGAAGTGTTCAAAATGAAGCTCATACTGCTCTTGTCCTTTGCTCttctaatatatattttaattacaagGTGGCTTACAGGTAAGAGACTCCTTACTGTACCCGGCTAGCCGGTTACCCTAAGATATCATGCCTGCGCTTCATTTCATAGACCCTGGAGGAACAAACACACTGTAGATCGTATGTGGTGTCTGACACCTCCAAGTTCAAGTATGGGACAACACCAGCCATCCTGATGACGTGAgacaccccagccctgctgtttcAGGGAAGGTGTCAGCGACTTCAGGGAAGCGCCGCAGGTGTGTTATCCTACTACAGACATGAGGGCGGCACGTTCAGTCTCTGCTGGGACAGAACCAGGGCCTGTGGGGGGCAGGAGCCTGTGCAGATTGCTTTGCGGGCTGTAGATCTGCAGAGTGCATAGCTCTTTGTACAGCTCTTTGCACATCACGTGTGGTAACTTGCTCGTAGCTCAGCGAGCTTTGGTTTGCAGTACTTGCACTAGTGTACCTATTGTCTTCCTGAATAAATCACTGCCCATAATGCCCACGAGTATGGTCCATGAGTCTGTAACACAGCTGGCGTATATAAGCCATGACATCTGGTAACTGTAAGGCATGTCTGTGCCTGGAGGAGGTGCTAGCAACGACTCAAGACCCTGACCTCCCTATTCTATGGGACTGTGAGACTAACTTAGAGCTCGGCTTTCTGCTTTGGATTCAGCTAACACATGTAGCTTTCTTCTCTCTATGGAAAGATTACACTTGCAGGGAAAAGCAGTGCATTTGCTCCCACCTCTTCCTTTCAGGCGAAGTGCTTGTCACCGTCAGCAGTGAACCGTCAGTTGTCTCTGTTGGAGAGCAAGTGACTCTGTCCTGCCAGCTGACAGACAGTGTCCCCTTTAACACGAGTGTGCTTTGGTAcaaactggaaaaggggaaggatGCTCCACTGTGTGCTTCATCCAGCCTGGGTGGGGTGGTGGATCAGTGCCAGGATGAAGAACGGAAGAGGATGGCGTGTCACTGGAAGAGAAGAGCACTTCTCCTGGTTATCCAGGCAGTGCAAGTAGCTGAGGAGGGGACATATGTTTGCGCAGTGAACGGCAGCGTTGTCACAAAGGCTACTATGCACCTTGATGTTACAGGTAAGCAGGGAGATTTTCACAGTGAAATGCGACTTGCTATGACCATGCTGAGTTCAGTTCCCATTGTGGCTCTGTGGCTCTGCCTATTCCTTGCTGGACAGCTGAGACCTTGTCAAGGTTtagccccagcaggcagctaagCATCACACAGCCGCTGTTAGCTCcctgccctggtgggatggaggggaaaatcagaagggtaaaagtgagaaaagattGGGTCGAGATAAAGACCGTTgaataggtaaaacaaaagccatgcacgcaagaaaatcaaaccaaggaattccttccctgcttcccatgggcaggcaggtgctcagccatctgcagggaagcagggatCCATCACATGTAGCAGTTTCTTGGAGATATGGAGAAATGAGCAAAGATGCGGGAAGCAGCTGGAACGACTTGCTTTGATTCTGAGTATCTAAAGACGCTCAGTGGGAAAGGTCACGTGGCTTGTCAAGGGGGTAGATAGTGTAACAGGGAACTGCATTAAGATGCTGAATATCATCATGTAGGTGCTCAATATCCCCATATAAATAAACTAGAGTTTGTTTAAggggtgttttattttaaataatttgtttaaatcCTCTTCTGGGATTATGAATGTTCAGCTTCTCCAGTTAGGGCTGGTTTGccttgtaaaaagaaaaaaatagttactCAGAGCTATTAGGGAGGGTATTCACCAACGTGCCGTGCACCTAATGATATGGTAAAggccccttctccctcctctttaGAAATCCCCCATCTCAGTTGACCTGTCTGAAATGCAAACCTGGAAGTACTTGCAAAAAGCACCTTACCAGATCTGATCTGCTGATGGACAAGTCACACTCTGGAGCTTCATTTGAGGGCATGGAAACATCTAGCTTCCACAAATCTGGCGTCAGTCTATTCTGCAGGCCAATGCTATGTGTGAAGGCCCTTTTcacctcttttcttttgaaCTGATCATGTGCTAGGCTGACTTGATGCCGCCTGTTTTGGTGTGGGACAAGACAGGCAACAATTCTTTGCTCTTCTTCCCCTCCACACCGCTCCTTTTTTATGGACCTGTATCACCCCCCTCAGTCACGTAGAGAGTGCTCATCTCTTTTGCAAACTCCCAGATGCTCTTCCTGACCTTTGATCATCCAGGCTTGCTGGGGTTCACTGTGACTCTGGGGTGAGATGCCCTAGTGTTCAGTGTTGCTGTAGTCCAGGTAACCGGCCCATTTGATCTGACCAGCTGTGGTTGTTTTTATGAGCTATGAATTTCTAGCGCAACATACTGAGGCCTTCTGAGTTGTGTTGGTTCAATTTGCTGTGACTGTAGTGGTGTTGCAGTAACTCTAACCCTGCCTTGTACTCATTGACTAACTCCGTTACAGCAATTGGTACCAAGCCAACTTTGTACAGGGATCAGCAAGAGGAGAATATGTGTCGCTACACGTGTAAGTCAAAAAACTGGTACCCAAAGCCTGAAGTTATTTAGACGAACTATGGAGGAGACATGGCAGATGTGGAGGCCAACACCAATGTAACGTGGAGTGAGAGAGACCATTTCACGGTGCAAAGCATCATCACAGTGCCTTGTGATAAAGTAGATGTGGTGTGTGTAGTCCAACTCAACAAAACCAAGGCAAGCCAATCAGGTAGGCCACAGTTTTTCCCCTGCATCTGCTTTGTTGGAGGAGTCAGAGCCCTCCATTATTGCTAGAAGAGCTGCAATGGGGCAGGTCTCAGCACCTTCCTTGAAGACCAAGCATCCTGCAGAGCTTCCCCATGCAGGAGAAATTTTTTCTGTTGGGTGGTAGATGTTTGAGTTGGCCTTGTGGCGTCTTCAGGGCAACACCATGGAGTGATGATCCAGGGAAGTGCTGAGAGCAATCTTCCTACTGCCCTGCCTCTTTGGGCTGCGTTCAGCCATAGCttacctgtatttttaatggtCTGAACCTGAGTATTGTTATCTCTTTGGCATAATTTCTGGGTTTTACCTTCTCACCTGGAATGACAGGCTGTATCATTCATGGTTTGGGAAGAGCTTCTTGCACACAATTCTGcctctttttgtttatttcagcaGTCTCACTCTTTCACACAGAAAGCTCATAGGATGCTTTCAAGTGTAGAATTACTGAGAATCAAATGCTCAAAAGCAGATACTTTTGATTAGAgatgaaacaacaacaaaagtgcAGGTGTTCCGTGAGATCTCTTTCATGGCATACTTGGTGATTCTGTGTTGTGCCGGATGTGGTGGTGTTAAATTGCCTCTTTTCCAGGTTCCTTGAATGACATGACTGTGGGAGGCACTTGTGCGTACAAGGGCAGAATAACAGGTTCGTTTGTAAAGCCCAAAGTGATGTGGATTAATTCCCAAGGAGAAGACCTATCTTCACTGGCCCTGACAAGCATTCTACAGGAGACGGACAATAGTGTTGCAATAGAAAGCTCCATTGAGATACCCTGTGGACAACCACCACCTTCGTTTGTGACCGCTGAAAGGGAACACAGCCTACAGGTGCCTCAACAGTCAGGTAAGCAGCAATTAAGACTCATGTACCTTGGCATCCTCTGAGCAAGCAAAGCTACTCTCTCCTCACTCGCATACTGCATCATCCTCCACTAAGTGAGAAGGTGGGGCCAAACGCTGTGGATTATTTCACTGAGTTTCCCACCACACGCCATAGTGACATCCATTGAGAGTGTTGCGAAAACTCACGGCTGGCCCGTGCTGGTTGAGGGGAGGCTGTGTTGGGGCTGatggggctgcagagcctgggccaCCAACCAGACGTGGGGGCTCACGGATGGTGCGTGATGATGGGGTAGGGAAGACATCCCTGCCAGAATCAGAAGCATGTCAGATGCAACTTCAGGGAGCATCAATGCCTGCCTTGGAGCTAACCCCTTAAGCTCACGTGTCAGGACTTCACGATCCTGCCCTGCTGGGTCGCCTTTTCACATCCATACAGAAATGCACAAGCTCGGCTGATTCGGCTCTTTCGATTATTTAACGTTTACTGGGTCCGATCTGACTTCTCAGCAGCTTGGTTTGTAGAGCAGTCTCTCTGCCTGCCACATCTCCcctgccttccttccctgcccaccctcTCAGGTACAAAGCTGCCACGGCTGCACGTACCCAGAAACTCTCCGGGAAGTGCAGTGCCTCCTCTCTTCAGAGGGTTACTGACAATTCCCCCAAGCTCTTCCTTTGTATCCAACCCCACCCGAGAAATCCACAAGAAGTGGCTGACATTTATTCCGCGGAGTGTCACAAAGGGGACTGGTCCCTTTCTGTGTCTCTGGACATTCCGGGGTGCTGACCAGGGGTCTCACATGCTGTGAAATGTGCAGCGTGGCAGGTGGGACATCCACCCAAAACACTGGCAAGGCGGCAGAGTGGGACCTGAGAGAGAAAGTAGTCCCCAGGCGGGAAACTCAGCCCAGCCTCAGATCCTTCTCCAGCCCCCACACGTAATCACAGCGCTGGAGAGGGCAAGAGGGAATCTGAGCATCCGTTAACCTGCAGAGTTTAGTCTCAGCCTGGGATGTCTCAGCTTGGAGTTGGAAATTTTTTCCAGTCAATGTTTTGAATTTGCTTTCTCTCAcccttgtttttttttttttcctttttgtgtcttGTATTTgcttagggttaagtcttagggttaagtcttaaggtaAAGTCTTAGAGTAAAGTCTTGAGAATAAGTCGTGTGGTTATCTCTCAGGGTTAAAtctcaaggttaagtcttaaagttgAGTCTTAAGTTTAAGtattagggttaagtcttaaggttacACTCTTAGGGTTAAGACTCAAGGTTAAAtctcaaggttaagtcttaggtttaAGTCTCTAGGTTAATGCTTAGGGTTAagccttagggttaagtcttagggttataGTCTTAAGGTTAATTCTTTAGGTTAAGtgttagggttaagtcttagggttaagtattTGGGTTAAGTTTTAAGATTAAGTCTTAATTTTATGTCTTAGTGTtcagtcttaaggttaagtctcaggATTAAATcttaagtcttaaggttaagtcttagggttaagccttaaggttaagtcttaaggttaattCTTGGGATTAAGTCTTAGTGTTCAGTCTTAAGGTTAATTCTTAGGGTTAATCTTAGGaataagtcttagggttaagtcttggggttaagacttagggttaagtcttaaggtcAAATCAGGGTTATAGTCgtaaggttaagtcttaaggttaattCTTAGGGTTAATTCTTATGGTTAACTCTTATGGTTAAGTCTtggggttaagtcttaaggttaagtcttggTACTAAGTCTTgtggttaagtcttaaggttaagtcttaggattAACTCCTAcggttaagtcttagggataagtcttagggtaagtctcagggttaagcCTTAAGGGTAAATCTtaaaggttaagtcttaaggtttagtcttagggttaagtcaCAAGGTTaggtcttagggttaagttttaaggttgagtcttaaggttgagtcttagggttaagtgttagagttaagtcttagggttaaagtcttaaggttaagtcttagggaaACCtcttagtgttaagtcttaggAATAAGTGCTTAGGTTTAAGTCTTAGGATTGAGTCtaaaggttaagtcttaagtttaagtcttaaggttaattcttaaagttaagtcttaaggttaaatcttagTGTTAattcttagggttaagtcttagggttaattattagggttcagtcttagggttcagtcttaaagttaagtcttatGTTTAAGTCTTAGGGGTAAGTCTATCTTTTGAGGCAGCGGaacctgcctggctgcagaggcGGGCCTGCGCCCTCCTCCCGCTATAGCTGAGGCTATACCCCCaacccccgctgcccgcccagCGCGGCCAGTCCACCGGGTGCCCCAGGACCGGCTTTACCTCTCGTAGGCCCGCAGTGAAACCTATGCTGGGCACGAGGCCAAAGGGCCCGCCTCTTCCCGCTGGCTGCGTGCGCATGTGGGAGTGGCGGTTGGGGTCGCTGTCTGTGCGAGGTGCGGGGCGCAGGTGAGGAGACGCGATGGGAGGGGGGCAGCCAGCTGCACTGCCTTGGGCTCGGGGGTCTGCCTGTGCAGCCCCCGTCTGGAGGGGCGGTGCAGgacagccccttccccggctCTCCCGGAACTCTCCGGGAAGCCCCTc of the Falco cherrug isolate bFalChe1 chromosome 5, bFalChe1.pri, whole genome shotgun sequence genome contains:
- the LOC114016532 gene encoding LOW QUALITY PROTEIN: butyrophilin-like protein 2 (The sequence of the model RefSeq protein was modified relative to this genomic sequence to represent the inferred CDS: substituted 1 base at 1 genomic stop codon); amino-acid sequence: MEEVFKMKLILLLSFALLIYILITRWLTGEVLVTVSSEPSVVSVGEQVTLSCQLTDSVPFNTSVLWYKLEKGKDAPLCASSSLGGVVDQCQDEERKRMACHWKRRALLLVIQAVQVAEEGTYVCAVNGSVVTKATMHLDVTAIGTKPTLYRDQQEENMCRYTCKSKNWYPKPEVIXTNYGGDMADVEANTNVTWSERDHFTVQSIITVPCDKVDVVCVVQLNKTKASQSGSLNDMTVGGTCAYKGRITGSFVKPKVMWINSQGEDLSSLALTSILQETDNSVAIESSIEIPCGQPPPSFVTAEREHSLQVPQQSGKQQLRLMYLGIL